The genomic region ATGTGTCCTAAATGAATGCTTGCCCTTTTCCATTTGGGGAACTGTTAGGTACTCAAAGAGTTCTGCACCCCCattatcaatataaataaatagaccttgctttattttttggattagATGCCTCCATTCTAATGGAGCCACAAAACCGTTCAATGTATCTTCTGTCACTATTCACCAAAGAAGATTTGCAATTGTCCAGAAGGGGATGAGAGCTGGCAATGGTCTCCATTTCTATTGTCAATCTTTCTTTAAGCTGCAGCCTGCAGGCCTACTGTGAACCAGACTAGACTGAAGATCCAACTGATAGTCATCCCACCACCGGCAACTATTTCTTCCCTGATACCTTACACATTTTTTGGTgtagcaaaaaatatttgttgtaaTTTATTCCAGTACTAGTACCAAGATTAATGAGCCCTTGTGAGGCTATGTTTGAGCTTCTATGTGTCGATGGCTCTTAGCAAATACGAGTTCTCCCTAGATCACAAGTACCACTATCCACTTTGACAATTGAATGCTATCCATATTGCCTATAATGATGTCCCCCATTAGCACACTAAGCACATTGAGATCAACTATCACTTAATCCAACATCATCTCCAAGACTCCAACAGGGTAGTATTCACTTGCACTCAGTTTCGTCTAAAGACCAACTTGCTAATGTGTTCACTAAGTATCATCTGTCAGGTTGCCTCTGTTATTTCCTCTTCAAACTCAAGTTGGCTTCCTCCATGATGACTCAAGTTTGAGTAGAATGTTAGTATAACACATTTGGCACATGTCATATGTTGCATATCATGGTTAGTCCTTGATATTGAAGAGGCCCTCATAACATAACCCTCAAATATATCTATAGAGACCATCacaataaaaactaaaaccaatttttatttattgggcATTAACTTGGAGCCACATGCATCTATAGCACTTTTTAACAAGATCAATGTCGTTGTAAATCTAGAAAATACAAAGAATATAAAGAGATTCCACCACAAAATCATGTCATTACTAATGCATTATCAAGAAAGAAACCCTGTTTATTCCACCATTTTATATAACACCATAATCATATCAACTACTTAGGCCATTTCATACAGTTCACCACCATTATTCATTAATTTGcaggataacaatcaaattGGTGCCTAATCATGCAAACCATAAGATTTTGTTGACCAACCAGCCGATGAAGCATTAACATGGAGACTTTAGCGACTACTGACAGTagtaaagaaatttatttaaattgcaatGCAAAGCAGAAAATACCGATTGTGCGTGCTTGAAAATCagggattttttttgggtcaataGATAGTATCATACTATACAAACAAAGCAATTCTAGCCATAAGCTAGATCTGATGTAACTTTAGCTACTCTGAAATGATGGGCAAAGAATTACAAGGATAGTAACCCTATGCCATTTTCAGTTGCAGAGATATGCGGTTAATTCCAAGTAAATAGAGAAGGACATCATATTAATAGTAAAGGAACATCATCAAAGAAAGGCATGTTCTTCTGCTGTACCTCTTGATAATCCTCTGATCTAGAATTCTTTGGATCAAAAGCCTCATGGTCAGGAAGAACTAAACCTTGTTTTATGCGACCCATTCTCCTAGCATGCAGAACTTGCTTGGAAACAACTGGAAGCCGAGTGGTCTGATATTCTCTTAGTGCTGCTTGTAAATTTTCTGCTCCATTCTTTGCAAGGCATTTACCTAAAACTGCTGCATCCAACACTGACATGTTTGTGCTTCTTACACCGTGAGGAGTTGTGGGGTGAGCTGCATCTCCAACTAATACCACATTGTCCCAAAAGATTTGTTCCAAGGGATCGGTATCATATATCAAATTCAAAAAGGGATCCTTTGTTTCTTGAATGACTCTCACGAACTCAGGAACCCAAACCTTCTCTGCTTCTCGATGCATCTTCTGGATCATCTCACTGCTTACTTTCATGGTTACTGAGTTTctctaaatatattttaattaatatatcaGCTCTAGTTGATAGCACCAAAAAGTCTCAAAGCCAAAGAAATTTAACATTGTGTTTTCATATATCTatcttggtttttttgtttttattttttttaatttttgaatggTTTAAGACCAAAAGTTATGAAGCTGCTATGTCATGGGATGAACAGCATGTTAAAACTATTTAACCATGTGTCCTATATGTGCCTAAATGAATGCCTGCCCTTACCCATAAATATTAGCCTTGCATTTTCAGCTTCTATGCCTCTATTCTTATAAAGCCACTAAACCATACAATGAATCTTCTATCACTAAACACCAAAGAAAATTTGCAGTTTATATAGAATCGGATGTAACAAATGGGATGAAATTGAGCAATCACCTTGAGTTCAGGCTCGGGTTGGTTGACATACCAAATCCAATTAAGCCTTTTGTTCGGAAGCTCATAAAACACACTGTGAGTCTCAGAACCTAAGTCGAAGTACAAACACTTTCCCAGTTCAGGATATGAACTACGGATGCCCACAACAGTTTCTGAATTTTCATTTCctgaaaaatcaaaaaccccTCTCCATGCACAATAACCCGAATACCTTCAAAACAATATTTCAATGACAAACTTCAATTTCACAAGCAagatataaggaaaaaaataaagaagcaaattttcatttgtttttagtTAGAAACCTCAATTTAAGGCCAGGAAGAAAACTCTGGCGGATAGAAGAGAGGCTCCCATCTGTTGCAACAAGTAAATCACCCACTATTTCGATTTCCTCATCAGTTTGTAGAACCTTAGCCTTAATCTTGACAGATGTCTTGTCCCCAGAAATgcagaaagagagaaaaaggtgACCCCATAAAATTATGTTTGGGGGCAACGCATTGTAAAGAAGGCCATGGAGATCAGCCCAATGAGCTGCTCTGAAATTGAAGTTGTCATCTCTTGTCAATGTCCAGCTGACCTTCTTCTCACTATCTCTTGCTTGGTTCTGTTTGCAAACAAAACTCCGTAAGGTTAGTTGTCTGTAATTTTTCAAGTGAGAACATTCTTATATTAAACCTTATTGCATGGTTTATTCTAAAGCGAAGCGAAAGAATCAAAAGGTGGcagaaaacaataacaaaagtaataagaatttttttttttttttttttttattgacagAAAAAATTATCAGAATATTGCCTCAAGTCAAAAATGGATGCaacagcaaaaataaaaaagaaaacctgaGGTTGCCTCAAAGTCAGAATCAAACTAACGTTGCTTCATATAaatgaaattttgcaagtaatcTGAAACAAGAATGGGAATCAtgtattgttttttcttttcctttgtttatAGCATGTCAAGTTAACTATAGATAGCAAAGTAGCAGGggtaaaacaaaaacagatagAGTTGAGTACCATGTCAATAGTGAGTGGCAAAGTGGAAGAGTAGAGAAGCTCTGGATCATCAAGCCACGACTGAATGATTCTCTGGGACAGAGGGTCGAGCCCGAGTCCAGCTCCGGTGGGACTTCCCTTAATGGGTTCGCAAGTTTTCTCAAGCACAACAACATCCCACCCAGCTAAGATTAGCGCGTGTGCACATGACACTCCTGCTATGCTTCCTCCCACCGCTACTGCTTTAGGCTTcatctctccctctttctctctcttcgatTATTTGGAAGAACGGTATACATTTattgagagaaataatatgtttacaatattttttcaatatttttacaataaattttaagtggcaggttgttattggttattattgttggggcaaaaaagtaatcttagtgttagattcaaatttaaactaataacaactaaccacctataatttgttgtgaaagtattgtaaaaatattatggacatagcACCTCTGATTTATTTATGGCTCGGTGAACTGGAAGGGTATACTTTAGTTAATTTGTGGACACAAAGAAGTCAGGGAGTTCAATTTCAATGTCAAAAGACAAGAAGTTAATGTTTGTTGTTACCTTTTTGGTGCTATCTAACATGTTTGGACTAGAGTAGGGGAACTAGATACTCaaaccatattttttattttttatttcttaaattaaggaAATTTGGAGGGGAAGGAAGGGTTTCCACTTTCcattaatgtaaaaaaatttggaaattgaAATCCTGCTTCCCTTCTATCATTTTGAACTACATCTCCTTtgattttataacaatattcaTATATATGGAGATTCAAGGTATCGATCTTTATTGCCTTTCAAATGGTAAAGAATGCCCTACCATTTTagttatatttctttttattgtgaaatataatatattatttttataataatatattattttcaataatgtgaatttaagaaaaacaaaaacaaaattattttatggcaTTTATTGTCACAACtagaaacaataaaatattattaagataaatttaaaataataataaaaatctattttagtttcattagtttttttgaTAATTGAGGTTTAATGGGTCTAGTATTTTCAATGTTTAGTAACTTTGGTAATTtaattttacttcttttttgttatgtgcgttgataatttgatagttacaatggagGAGAGcagatttgaaccctaaatgtTTTTCGTTAAAATTAGGGACAAACCCACCCAAGTGGGGGCATGGACCCCCCTGgcccaatttttttgttttttgtttttacttattatgtttttcatctatatatatatatatatatatatatatatatatataacacacatATATTAATAGTCAAAGCTCAAAGAAAATCCAATTGGATTTTCAGTTTTGTGCCATGTGAATTATTGAGTAACGACAGCGACAATTACAATTTTGATGTTAAGGTTAAATGTTGTAGAGTTGTCGGTCTTGTAAATGATGTGATTGATTGTGAGTGTTTGagatgtgtattttgttttagaattaagaagaaaaagaaaaacacattttatatatacctaTCAAGGCAGCCCCTATAGGCACACTGGAGCATCAACCTAGGCCAAAGGTAGCCCCCATGAGCAAGCAGtcgcagccaaggccaaggcatgcctGCGTGCATACTGCCAAGGCCAAAGCACGACCGCGTGCATGCTGCCCTATAGCCCTACATGTCATCCTATGTCAAATACAATagactaaaaataatttcatttatcTTCAATCTTTCGACAACACCTACTTTTAACATTGTTGTCCCATCTAATCCTAACTCATATGAGTTAACTAAAATTAAGGAAGGGGAGCTTgtattttatattgagtgacgACAGCAACaattatgattttgatgttaGGGTCAAATGTTGTAgatgtggggactaaaaggacctaagtaagtatttgggccttgagctttattgatgggcgctagtttattttagactaaaagccccTAGAACTGCaggtcggcccatgagtcgagagtccgaggattcgtccgaggacgaatatctcttcggacagacccacgatgaccctgggattcgccaaaaagatcaaggcagtgttctggaaaaaccgttggttaagagggggatttaagtACCCTCCGGAtgcaacggtgtgagagaaatatctcagaaaaaggctgctacctccacattaaagatcctgcacctactgccttgaccgcattaatgggaaagtgacccctgaacaataGAAGGGGCCTTCTGGCCATTGCTAAAGGATCTAGGGGtgagatttgtgtgacacgtggatgaagaggcaaggagaagaagtatttaaagagggaagagagtaaagaaaaaggagggaggaagaagaaaaggctTTTTTTGGGAAAGAACTAGAGAAGGACTAAGAACTGTAACCTTTGAAAGGaataagagaaataatatataagttgtcctcggcttacgtccgaggaggttcattttgccctatttgtccattgtttgtaaatactgtaacattctagcctgtttattaaGCTTCAAacaccactaaactagattgcgaacctacactctacaaatttaattgtttaaggctcattgggcctgagcccacgtgtgtttttgggtccaggtgcaattgtgcacttacaattggcgtcgtctgtgggaatctagtgttgaaggaaccggaacaccatggcaggcttaggctcacaccatgcagaatctcaaggatcgcaacctgaggatcttttcgagcgtcttgagcaccggagggatcgagagggtagcgttcacacCGAGTATCCTAGAGCGAGTCATACTCACGGTGGATGAGACAGTACCACCCATGAAGATAGTgccaaagccatgcagaaggagattaatcatctTAAGAGGAAGCTACGCCGCGTCAGACGGAGGCATTCGCCATCCTCATCTAGTCCTTCTTCAGGGAgatcccggggaagtagttacaattcaaggtcatggtcgccccccagcaaAACATCCTCTTGTGAAGAGAATGGCTCACCAGGTCATAGGCacaggaagctcccctccaggggcttgaggaacgatgctatgagccgggcgttgcaccaactctccaaatcaccattctcacgtaggattgagaatggaagacTCCCTAaaaggttcacccagcccacctttaccatttataacggccggactgacccggtggaacatgtgagccactttaaccagagaatggcagtgcattctcacaatgagaccctgatgtgcaaagtcttcccttctaacTTGGGACCTGTtactatgaggtggttcaacggtcttaaatctgagtctgtaggttcgttcggggaacTGACTAGAGCATTCGTGTCAcagtttattacatgcagcagagttcctcgaccgttagACTCGttgttgtctatggctatgaaggagggtgagacgttgaaagcatactccgacaggtattgggagatttTTAACGAGATAGACggtgattttgacgaggtggcgatcaatacttttaaagtaggccttccaaccgatcatgacttgaggaagtccttgaccaagaaACCCGTACgaagtgtacgtcgcctcatggaccgtattgatgaatacaaaagggttgaggaagaccaacagcaggggaagggtaaggcgaaggttatcccgcaggagagaagggatttcaggtcggacagatatcacaacaacaagctgAGGAGAGATTACTCCGTGCAGTcgggctcggcagcacctcagacaGTTAATATTGTATTCCGAGAGCCggtgcaccagctactggagaaggtccgtaaggaaccctacttcagatggcccagtaagatggcgggggatcctgctaagaggaatcagaatctcttttgtcagtaccatcaagacgtgggtcatactaccaagaactgtcggaccctctggaaccacttggagcagcttgtcagcgaaggaaaattaaagcaacacctgtaccaacctagcggacagggcagtcagtctggctcgaataatcagaggaataattcatctcggcctcctttgggaacgatcaatgttatcttcgctgcacctggcaggactagctcatgtcccaccagggtgatggcagtttcgcactcccaagccgaggaggAGGGCTCCAAGCCGAGGAGGGGGGCTCCAAGTCGAAGAGATTGAAGTTGAAtatgcccgtcttgggattttcagaggaagataaggcagggaccatccaaccccatgacgacgccctagtggtcactctgaggatagggaattatgatgtaaaaagggtgatgattgatcaaggcagcggcgcagatatcatgtatcctgacttgtttaaggggctgaagttgaaattggaggacctcaccccttacgactcactgttaataagttttgaagggaagactgttataacaaagggacaaattcggttgcccgtgcaatctggcttggagacggttgaggtggattttattatggtcgatgcatattccccatacacagccatccttgcccgaccctggctgcacgctctgggggctgttttctccaccttgcatgttaaggttaagttcccttcgggggaagtgcattgaagagattctGGGCAGCCAATTGGTGGCcaagcaatgcatatcggccgtaATGCTGCATCAGACCAAAGCGcagtcctcgacctcggctgtgaaagacttatagcaattaacgactctggatgcgcccgatgtggtgacagcagaggaggccatatgcgaagacctggagaagtttctgatattggatgatcccgaaaggttcttccaggttggggtatgtttaccacaccaagagaagatggaattggtggagtttctaaagaacaacatcgatgtttttgccAGGGACCCCTACGAGGCTCCGGGgattgacccaagcttcatttgtcatcatttgaacgtcaatcctactattcctcctagaaggcagccccctcggcgttcctccaaagagcattccgaAGTCGTTaaagaggaggtgctcaagctcaagaaggctggggctattaaggaagttttttatccggagtggttggcgcatacggttgtggtcaaaaagaaaaatggaaaatagcgagtatgtgtagacttcacagatttaaacaaagcctacccaaaggactcgttcccgatgccacgcatcgaccagctagtggacgccaccgtcggacatcctcagatgagttttttggatgccttccagggttatcaccaaattccattaGCGGCagaagatcaagagaaaactgcTTTTATTACTtcaacagggaattatcactataaagtgatgccgttcggattgaagaatgttGGGGCTACTCACCAAaggatgaccagaatgtttgaattacAGCTTGGAGAGACCATTGAGATATAcatggatgacatggtagtaaagagtaaggcGATATCtgcacacgtgaaagatttggacgacacttttcaggtatttagaaagtacaagttgcgtcttaatgtcttgaagtgttcttttggggtgggttctgGGAAGTTCCTAAGatatatggttactcatagaggaatagaggtgaatccggcgcAGGTCAGGGCTATTCgaaccttacagccacctcgaaatccgaaggaagttcagaaattgactggaatgatcgctgctctcaacaggttcatctctcggtcagctgacagaTGCCgacctttcttccaactgttgaataagtggaggggattccaatggtccgaggagtgcgttgtagccttccaaaaacttaaggaatatctttcccagCCACCCATTATGTCCCGGCCTGAGGTAGATGAAGTCCTGTTTGCATATCTGGCGGTGGTCGttcatgcggtcagcctggtactcataagggacgacggcggggtgcaaagaccggtctactacgtcagtaaaTCCTTAAATGAAGCCGAGGTTTGTTACCTACTTCTGGAGAAAGCACTTTTgaccatagttcatgccacgcggaagcttcctcactatttccagtcccacaccgtcgtagttctgacccaattgcctctcaagtcagtattgcgTTGTGCGGACTACTCCAGAAGagtggctaaatggggaaccattttgggagcttttgatattaaatacatgtcgcgcacctcggtgaagggccaggttcttgcaAATTTAACGGCGGAGTTCGcggaaccattgttggaagaaattgcatggaatcacacatggatgaaaaatcagttggcgtgATCACGAGCATAGGACCTCCCACTTGGGAGGTGTACGTTGATGGGGCCGTTAACCAGAAAGGGTCAGGCATCGGACTTGTCCTGGTGTCCCccgagggaattgtctttgaaaaatctctgaggttggtgttctcggctactaataatgaggccgagtacgaagcagtcttggtcggtATGAACATGGTGCATAAGATGGGCGGAAAGGGAGTTCATATGGGCttggattctcagttagtggttggcCAGGTGACGGAGACCATGGaagctagggacccaagaatgcaagaatccTTAACCCAGGTCAAACGTGTACAATCTAGCTTCGATTCCTTTATCCtatctcacgtttctagaagtggaaatatACATGCAGACTCCTTGGCTACCTTAGCGTCATCCTCGGCTCAgagtttgcctaggattattcttgtcgaagatttgctagagcTAGCTCTTACCACTGTTCGTGCAGCCCGGATCCacttaataaggcctggacctagttggattgatcttatgatatcttttctgaaaaacgacatTCTTCCCGACGACAAGTCTGAAGTAGATAAGATCCGTTGAAAGGcaccacgtttctggttgtccgaggatcagaaattgtataaacgatccttctccggaccatatttgttatgcgtgcaccccgaatcaacggagGCACTTCTGGcagaactgcatgagggaatttatGGGAGctatactgggggaaggtccctagctcatagggccctgactcaaggatattggtggcccaatatacagagagaagctcaggactatgcaagaaagtgtgaccaatgccagaggtttgctcctaacatccatcagcctggaggagtccttaaccctctcttcagtccttggcctttcgctcaatggggattggacatagtaggaccatttccgagggctgtaggaaacaaaaggtggctacttaTAGGGAccgactatttcaccaaatgggtagaggctgagcccttggcaaatattagggacgtcga from Castanea sativa cultivar Marrone di Chiusa Pesio chromosome 11, ASM4071231v1 harbors:
- the LOC142615205 gene encoding uncharacterized protein LOC142615205, with protein sequence MKPKAVAVGGSIAGVSCAHALILAGWDVVVLEKTCEPIKGSPTGAGLGLDPLSQRIIQSWLDDPELLYSSTLPLTIDMNQARDSEKKVSWTLTRDDNFNFRAAHWADLHGLLYNALPPNIILWGHLFLSFCISGDKTSVKIKAKVLQTDEEIEIVGDLLVATDGSLSSIRQSFLPGLKLRYSGYCAWRGVFDFSGNENSETVVGIRSSYPELGKCLYFDLGSETHSVFYELPNKRLNWIWYVNQPEPELKRNSVTMKVSSEMIQKMHREAEKVWVPEFVRVIQETKDPFLNLIYDTDPLEQIFWDNVVLVGDAAHPTTPHGVRSTNMSVLDAAVLGKCLAKNGAENLQAALREYQTTRLPVVSKQVLHARRMGRIKQGLVLPDHEAFDPKNSRSEDYQEVQQKNMPFFDDVPLLLI